The DNA segment TTGCAGTGCCTCCTGTCGGTCCGTCTGTCGAAAGGGGTCTAACAGCGACGTCAGCGAGCGTCTTAATTCTTGCTGCTGATCGCTGGACAAGTCGGTAACGGGAATACCGGTAAATCCGCCGGCCTTTCCTCGAAAGGCAACCGCCTGTTCTCTGGGGGTGGTGGCAACTTCGGCTGCTCGACGCTGTTTGCCATCGAGCATCTGATAGATTTGGTTGACCTGCACGGCCTGCTGCCAGAATACATTGCCAGCGTGATCTTTCCCTTCGTCAAACGCCCCTGGATCATGCCCGTAGAAAATCGGACCGCCGAAGGCCACACTTTCTGCTGTGTTACCGTCGCAGCGCAGTGTCATGTGCCGACCGGTGATGACGAATTGAAATGGCCCTGCCTGCGGCGTTCCAAAAATGCCAATCGCCTGCTCGCGGCCGAAGCCACCGCAATCGTCCTCCATCTGCTGGTCGAATTTGGATATCCACTCGGGGCTAACGATGTTCTCGAAAATCTTACGAATCAGATCGCGCTGTTCCGCCGTGTAGAAATCGCCGTGAATCATGGCGTCATTAATCATCCAATTGTTGGAAACTCGCGTTCTCAACAATCCACGCTTGGGATCAACATGGTCCCAGGCATAACATATCTGCTGACGCTGGGGCTCGGTTAATGTGTCGTACAAGACCTTTACCAGCGTCTCGGCTTGCTGAGGTTCCGTTGCTTGCGCGGACAACTGTGGCAAGACAACGGCTGAAGCTGCCAGGCCCAGCGACTGCTGCAAGAATTGACGACGACCGGATTCCTCAATCAAACGTTGGTTCGCGAGCGACACGGCTATACTCCTTTGAAAAAGCTACTTTGGTCAATGCTACGATTATAAGCTTAGGTGAAGCACCGTGCTTGGAAAAATCAAATAAGGCGGAGTGAAACTGGGGACTCAGTCCGCCTCAAGCCAAGCCTGCAGGGAACGCGTAAGTTCATCTGTCGAACGAAATTGGCAGGTCGTCCAGCCGCGTTGGGCGGCGGCGGCGATATTTTTTTCCAGGTCGTCGGTGAAGAATATTTGCGACCCTTGCAAGCCACATACCTCCTCACAGACTTCGTAGATTCGCCGATTCGGCTTCATGCTGCCGACTTGATAGCTCAACACGCGATGCTCGAACCAGCCATGCAACATCGGCCAGTCCTGCTGCATTAGCCACTGCCAATGTGCGTCGCACGTGTTGGACAAGATTCCCATGGGTATACCCATGCGCTGAACCTGCTGTAACACCTGCAGAATCGGTTGGTTAGGTTGGAAGATGGCGCATATGGCATGCATCACGGATTGAGTTGACAGCTGCGTACCTAACATCGAACTGATTTCTTCAGCATATTGCTCATCGCTGACTAGGCCAGTCTCGTAGCGCTGCTGCAAGTCGCACGAAAATACGGTTTGTAGGACATGTTGGAGACTGCAATCGGCCGCTTCGGCCAACCTGCGAGCTGCAATGTGCGGGTCGAATGTCACCAAGACGTTGCCCAAGTCAAAGTACAGGAATTTGTTTGTCGTCGATCGATAACTGGCCATCGTTGCGTCTGTTTTTCTGTGAATTGATGGCTCTGGGTTCTACCATCAACCGCTGATTTGTTTGTCCGTGCGCCCATGCAAATTGGCAAAACCACCTGTCATGATACTTCTCGCCACGGCCAATGTGAAATAGGATGTTCATTGCAGCGGTGACCGAAGTGGCCGCCAAGCAGCATTACATCAATAGTACAATCGCACTAGGGGCGAGTGAATGAAGAATCCTGCCTGGATACTGCTAGCTTCGTTGTTGCTGGCTGGAGCCGGCATTGTTGGGCTGAGCTGGCGCGATCGACCGCGCGTTGACTCGGCGGCGTCGCGACCTCTTGTGCTGTACTGTGCAGCCGCAAATCGAGTTGCCGTGCAAGAGATTATCCAGCGATACCAAGAGGAATGCGGACGACCAATTCAGATCGAGTTTGGACCTTCTCAAACGCTGCTCAGTCGGTTGGAAGTGGGTGGCAAAGCCGATCTTTATTTGCCGAGTGACGACAGTTACTTAGAGCTGGCCGCTCAGAAAGATATGATCGCCGAACGAATTCCCATCGCCACCATGCAGGCTGTTTTGGTTGTACCGCGCGACAATCCTAAATCCATCACTTCGTTGAACGACCTGCTGAGTGGCCAATTAAGAATCGTTCAGGCCGATCCAGATGCCACAGCTATCGGCAAAGTCACACAACAAGCACTGGCCGAACAAGGGTTGTGGCAACAGTTGCACGAGGCAACAACCGGCTATCGCGGCACAGTAGTGGACGTAGCCACCGATGTACAATTGAACGCGGCAGACGTTGGCATCGTCTACGATGTCGTGCTGGCCAACTACCCGGAACTGCGAGCGGTCTTCATTCCCGAACTGGCCCAAGCCACAAGCCAGATTGATGTCGCCGTGCTCCAACAGTCATCCAGCCCAAGAGCTGCACTGCATTTCGCGCGCTATCTAGCCGCTAAAGACCGGGGGTTGGAGCATTTTGCCAAGTATGGTTATCAGGTCCAGCCTGGCGACCAATGGGCCGACCAGCCTGAATTATCGTTGTATGCCGGCTCGATGCTGCGACCGGCTATCGCCGATGCCATCGAGCGGTTTCAGGAGCGCGAAGGCGTCCAGGTCTCGACAGTCTACAACGGCTGTGGAATCCTGGTCGGTCAAATGAAAGCCGGCCAGGTACCAGACGCCTATTTCGCGTGCGATGTAGAGTTCATGAATCAGGTGACCGATCTTTTTCCCGAGCCCGTCGAAGTTTCCCAGAATGAGTTGGTGATTGTAGTGCCCAAAGGCAACCCACAAAAAATTGGATCGCTGCGCGATTTGACCCGTCCTGGGTTGCGAGTTGGTATCGGCCATGAAAAGCAGTGTGCCATGGGCTGGATTACTCAAAACACCTTTCGTGAGGGTGGCATCCAGCAGGAAGTGATGAAGAATGTGACGGTTGAAGTGCCCGCCGGAGACATGTTGGTCAATCAAATGCGTGCCGGTTCGCTGGATGCTGCTGTCGTCTATCTCAGTAACGCAGCCGGCGCAGGTGATATTCTAGACGCCGTCCAGATTCAAGGGTTGCCCTGCTCTGTCGCCTCGCAGCCTTGGGCCGTTTACAAAGATTCTCGATTCCCTCACACGGCCAGTCGACTATTTCAAGCCATCACATCGCAACAAAGTCAGACCGATTTTGAATCGGAGGGCTTCCGCTGGCAGTTGAAATAATTTCGGCAAGACGTATTCGCTCACGCGATTCGTTGGGGGAAACAAGCGAGGCCCGTATGAACTGTTCTGTAAGACCTAACGCCTGTGGCTGGTGACAAAACTCGCTTCTACTCCAAAGGTTTGGGCCGGCGCTGGCCCACCAACGGCAACGGCATTTGGCAGGAACGGTTTGGGTGCCACGAATTGGCGCCATGTTCGGCAGAGCATGGGATTTGAAGCACCCTTGCCGAGCCCGACTGGCTAACTCGTTGACTCCATCACCAACTGCCATTCATCGCCGACGGCGTGAGCGCCGCGGCCTGCCACCTATCGACTTTGCTGTAGCTGTTGCAGGCGTGAACCAGAACAACAACCCCAACATGCCGGCTGCGCCTAAGGGAACAATCACCGGGACGCTAATAAACTGACTGGGCGCAGTGGGCTCGACATCCCCGACTGGCCGACCCGTCTGCATGTCTGAGTTTTTTGAAGCAATTTGCTTTAAAGCGCCCGCACTATGACGCTCGAAGCGAATTTCTGCGGTCTGTGTGGCTACAGCAGCTAGCGCCAACAGTAGCGTGGTGACAATCAGTACCAGCCCAAACAGTCGCACATTATTCATGGGCCTTGTTTCCTGCTAGACCGAAGCTGCCAGCGCGTCTTGGACGATGGTGCCATCCAGCATGCGAATCATTCTGCCTCCCTGACCAGCGATGTCAGGATCATGCGTCACAATCACCAGCGTCGTGCCATGCTGCCGGTTCAATTCCATGAGTAGTTCTATGACCTCGCGGCCGCTATTGCTATCCAAACTACCCGTTGGCTCATCAGCCAGTAGCAGCGACGGCTGATTGACCATGGCTCGGGCAATGGCCACCCGCTGTCTCTGCCCAATCGACAGTTGATTGGGCAGGTGATCCAAGCGTTGCTCAAGTCCGACCAGCTCAAGTAGTTTTCGAGCCTGCTCGATCCGCTGCGTCGCCGACACGGAACGGCCGAACATCGGCAATTGCACATTCTCCAGCGCCGTCAAATTGGGCAGCAAGTAAAACGATTGAAATACGAAGCCAATTTCCTGCGATCTTAGTTGGTTCAAATTGCGGCTATACATGTCTTGGCCGCGAAATAAAACTCGCCCCTGTGTTGGCCTGTCCAGCGCTCCCAAGATGTGTAACAAGGTCGATTTACCGCAACCACTAGGCCCCACAATGGTGATGAATTGACCAGCCTGGATCGACAAGTCGATGCTGCGCAACGCATGCACGTCGCCATCTGCATAGTGTTTTTGGACACCCGCCAATTGCAAGAGCGGCTCGGTCGGTCGGCTTGCTAGAGACATTCGCTTTCCTACAATTCAGCACAGGCGGTGTGCGCCAATGCTAGCACCAAACAATGCTATCACCAAAGCTGTGCGGTGGACGGCCAGTGGACTAATGTATGGTCAGTTGCTTCCTGGTGTACTCGAAATCGTCTGCGGAAACAACCTGAGTGAATGATAATCCCCTTGCTCTGGAAGCAGGTAGCCGCATGATCCGAACCGCGATTCTAACCGCTTGGCTAGTCTACGCGACGACATGGGCGGGGGCGGTGGGCGCTCAAACCGAAGGTACCACCAGTACCACGCTACATCCTCAGGTTACGCTCATCTCGCCGGGGACGGTCGTTCCGAGCGGAACAGCAGATGGACGTCATCTAGCGCGCTGGAATCGGCGCGTGCTGGTGGCGAAGCCCCGAATCGCCAGTGGTGATACCAGCGCCTTGCCTGAATTCATTCGCCAGACCGTTTCCAAGTTCCATTTGACAATTCTGGCAACGGTTGACACACAGACTGTCGCAAGCCCCGACACCGCGCCAGCATCTGCAGCAGCGCCTCCGAAAGTCCGCTTCCGACTGGCCGAAGTGGGTGTCGGCTACAGCCTGGCCCTGGGCACACAGCTGACCGTCATACGATCGGATGACTATGAAGCGCATGGAGCCAGTTTGTCGTTTATTGACCGGCAATTTCTCAGCCAAAACCTGCGGCAACTTGATGAAATTCGCACCGTCGCGCGCACCGCATCGCTGCTGATGTTTGATGTACCAACCATCCTCTTCCACGATGGACAGCACGTGGATTGCGTTTCTCGTCATGTCATCTGGATCGATCGACGCACCGGCCATTTGGCGACGGTGGTTTGGTTGCTGCGCAGCCAAGGCGACAAAGTGATACCTGATTCCAGCTTCCCGCCACGCTGGATCGATAGCAGCCAGATAGAAGATCGCAGCATTCACGTCGATCAAACGCAGTTTACCTTAGGCATCCCTGGCAAGCGCGCCTTTGCTCTGGAACACCTGCCCCCCGGACGCAACCTGAACTGGTCGGAAGAACTGCTTGAGCTAGCCAGCCTGAGTCACTATGACGCCCAAGCGCTTCGAGCACTCATGAAATCGTTGCTGGCGTCGCCAGCCCCGTAGCTACCCTGGCCAGCACGTGGTATGCAAGCCCGACCACCCTCTGGCGACGGTAGCTACAATTCGGCCGCTCACCTTACAGCACGCCTTTGGTGCTGGGAATATCTTTTTGACGCGGGTCGGCTTGACAGGCAATTCGCAGAGCTCGGGCGGAAGCTTTGAAGATTGCTTCGGCAATGTGATGACTGTTGCGACCATAGTGCAGCAAGACATGATAGTTGCACTGAGCGTTGCTGGCGAACGCGTACCAAAAGTCTTCCACCAGTTCGCTATCAAATTCGCCAATCTTAGGACTGGTCATGGGCGCTTGAAAGACTACGTAATTGCGTCCGCTCAAGTCAACGGCCACAGTGACTAATGATTCTTCCATCGGCAAAACGATGTGGCCATACCGCGTGATGCCGCGTTTGTCGCCGAGCGCTTTGGAAAAGGCTTGGCCCAAGCAGATGCCAATATCTTCGGTGGTGTGGTGCGCATCGACAACCGTGTCTCCCTGGCAGCAAACCGTCAAATCGAACTGACCGTGCTTGGCAAACAGCGTCAGCATGTGATCCAAAAATCCTACGCCCGACTGAATGTCGCCGACGCCGGAACCGTCGATGGTGAGTGCCAACTGAATGCTGGTCTCTGCTGTTTTTCGCTCAATGTTCGCCGAGCGCTGGTTGCTCATATTTGCTATCGCCTACGGTTATACTCGATTTCAAGGAGCGCCTGTGGTTCGGTGCGATGCGTTGTCGGCAGCCTGCAGAGCTTCCGCCAACAGGCTCAGGCACACGTTGATCTGTGAATCAGTGCCGACGCTGATTCGCAAGCCCTCACCCCAACCGGCATAGTTCATGTATCGCACCAATACCTTGTTGCGCTTCAATGATTCGTACAACGGCTGAAGGGGTCGTTTGGGCAGCGTGCACCACACGAAATTGGCATGACTATCCGGCACAATAAAACCCAACTGGCGTAGAGCCACCGTCATCCGCTGCCGGGTGGCGATGACTTTGGCGCGATTTTCACTCAGCCATGCCTGGTCGTCGATGGCGGCAATCGCCCCCGCCAAGCTCAAAGCGTCGCAGTTGTAACTGTCTTTCACTTTGCGTAGCATCGCGATGACTGGCGGCTGGGCCACAAGAAACCCGAATCGTAAGCCCGCTAAAGCATACGACTTGCTTAGCGTCCGCGACACCATTACTCGGGGGTTTTGTTTCACCAGTTCAATACAGTGCTGCTCCGCAAAATCCGCATAAGCCTCATCAACCAGCAGGGGACAGGGCAGCCGGTCAGCAATCCGGCCAATGGCCTGAGGGTCAAGCACCGTGCCGCTGGGGCTGTTGGGATTGGGCAGACAGACCAGTTTTAGGTCCGGCGTCGACGCCGAAAAGTCATCGCCCAGTTGAAAATCGGACTGAAATTGCACCTCTTCCCAGGCGGCACCCTGAAGCTGTGCCAGCGTACGATACAGGATGTAACTGGGATAAGGCAATCGCAGCCGTTGCCCTTCACCTACAAAGGCCCGCGTGAGAATTGTCAAAATATCGTCGCTGCCGTTGCCGCACAGTATCCAATCGGGCTCAACGCCCAGGACTTCTGCGGCTCGCAGCCGAAAGCCCGTGCCCAGCGGATCGGGATATCGCTCCAGGCCAGCCTGAGCCGTCTGCACGATGGCCTGAGTGACCTTCGGCGAAGCTGGATAAGGATTCTCGTTGGTGTTCAGCTTGATGAACTTGCCGCCCTGTGGTTGTTCGCCGGGAATATACTCCTGCATCTGCCGGACGGCGGTGCGGAAAAGCGAGTCCAAATCTGGCTGGTGCATGTGGCTGCGCTGGTTAGTAAGAGCTGGCTTGAAACTGGGAAACGTCAACTTGACCGCAAGCGAATGGCGACGCTTTCGCGGTGGGCTGTCAGACCCTCCTTATCGGCAAGGACCGCTATTTCATCGGCAATGTTCGCTAAGGCCTCGCGAGAATACTCAATCACACTGCTACTGCGTAAGAATGAATTGCTGGACAACCCTGCCGCCCACCGCGCTGTTCCGCCAGTAGGCAGCACATGCGACGGACCGGCCGCATAGTCGCCCAGCGAAACCGGACTGAACGGTCCGAGAAATATTGCTCCCGCATTTCGAATCCGCTCACTTAACTTGCGCGGCTGCTGGCAGGCGATGTGCAAATGTTCCGGAGCGATCCAATTGGTCAGCTCGACCGCCTGATCGGCATCGCGAACGCGTACCAGGGCTCCGAAGGCATTCAGGCTGTCCAGCGTCAGCCAGCTGCGGCTGAGCGAGACCAGTTGCCGCTCAAGTTCTTGTCGCACCTGCCCGATCAAATCAGCGTGCCAAGTAATCAACAGACTGGCCCCCGGCGAATGCTCTGCTTGCGCCAAGATATCTGCCGCCACATACGCCGGATCGGTGGTCTGGTCGGCAATCACCACGACTTCGCTGGGACCGGCGATCGAGTCGATATCGACATGCCCGAACACGTGCTTTTTGGCCAGCGCCACAAACAGATTGCCAGGACCAACAATTTTATCAACGGCGGGTAACCCCTCCACACCATAAGCCAGGGCCGCCACCGCCTGAGCACCGCCGATTGGATAGACCTCGCTGACTCCAAGCTCGTGACAGGTCGCCAGCACATCGGCGTTGTAGGCACCAAACGGCGTCGGCGGTGCAACTACCGCAAGCTCCTGTACGCCCGCAGCCAGTGCCGGCACCACGGTCATCAGTACCGTCGACGGATAGGCGGCAGCACCGCCGGGCACGCAAACGCCAATGCGTCTGAGCGGCTGATAGCGCTGATCCAGGCGGATGCCCGCGCTCGGCTGGCTGGTAACTGTCGTGTGTAGAATAGCTTGCTGAAATGATTGAATATTGTCGCGGATTCGGCGAATGCACTTCAGAAACTCTGGGGTAGCCGATCGATGTGCCTGTTCCAAGCGAGCCTGCTCCAAACGCAGTCCACCGGCTGGCAATTCGGCATTGTCGAGCTGCAAGCAGTAATGTCGCAGCGCCGCCTGGCCACGCTGGCGAACGTCAGCGCAAATTCGTTCGACCACTTGGCTAGGCACCAGCGGCTGGCCAAATACGCGCTCGGTCAGCGCTCGGCCTTTCGGACTCACCACGTTGCCCGAGGGACTCAACTGATCGCGCAGCGCCTGCAGCTCCGCAGTAGCCTCAACCGTCGTGGCATCAATCGTTTGTATTTCCAGTTTTGTCATTCGCACATCAAAATCAGAGCCTAACAATCCCCATTCGCTGAGTCAGCGAGGAACCTATCCACAAACGCGGCGGGCTACGAAAGCCTGCATTTTCATTCAGGGGTTTTCACGGTAACTGAGGCTGCCATAATCGACTAGCCCTGTCGAGCAAAATTGCTTGAATCTAGAACCTTAAGGCGCGTGTCAGAAATAGAGCGGCTACTGCCAGCCGGCGGATGCCGAGCAGGACCAGCGACTAGCAACGGTGGCTCCGGTAGACTTTCAATTGCCGCCCACCTAGGTGCTTTTCTAGACTTTTGGCAAATGATTCTATCGCGAAAGACGAACCATCATGAACCTAGCCGTTGATCTGCGAAGCGATACCGTCACTAAGCCGTGTGCTGCGATGCGCCAGGCGATGGCCAGTGCCATTGTGGACGACGATGCGCTTGGCGGCGACCCTACGGTGGACGCCTTGCAACAACGGGTGGCCGAACTATTGGGCAAAGAAGCCGCGCTGTTTATGCCCAGCGGATCGATGAGCAATCAGATTGCCGTCCGGCTGCATTGTGGTCGCGGCGATGAGTTTCTGTGCGAAGCCAACTGTCACATTTATAACTACGAGCAGGCTGCCTTTGCGCAGCTCAGCGGCGTCGTAGCTCGAACCATACCTGGCATTCACGGCTTGATGCAACCAGAACAGCTCGCCGATCTCATACGACCACCGGCCGACAATCTGGTACGCACGACGCTGGTTACATTAGAAAACACGCACAATCGAGGTGGAGGTGCCGTGCTGCCGTTGGACAACGTGCAGGCCATCTGCCGCTGGGCTCAGGACCATGGGCTGGCCACGCACCTGGATGGCGCGCGACTATTCAACGCCGTGGCTGCCACGGGCATTGACGCCCATGTCTGGTCCAAGTCGTTCGATTCTGTCAGCATCTGCTTTTCCAAAGGTCTAGGAGCGCCCATCGGTTCGGCGCTGGCCGGTTCACAAGCATTCATCCGGCAAGCGCGTCGAGCCCGTCGGCTGTTTGGAGGTGGCATGAGACAAGTAGGTGTCATCGCCGCAGCCGCACTGTACGCGTTAGAACACAATCGCCAGCGCATAGTCGAAGATCATCGTCACGCGCAGATACTTGCCGATGCTATCCGCAACATCGATGGCGTGCAGTTAGACCCTCAGCCGCAAACCAACATCGTCATCGTCAAGATCGCTCCACAGCTTGGCACCGCCACCACCCTAGCCGCCGCCCTCAAGCAACACGGCATCGGGGTCTCCCAGGTTGGCCCACAACACATTCGATTTGTCACGCATCTGGATGTTACCGAACAGCAAATACATCAAGCCAGCGAGACGCTGCGACAAGTTGTTTCACTGGCAAACAAATAAACAGTTTAGAGGGAGCATGTGGTGAAACGATTGTAAAACATTCGAGCCACAACACTCGGAGCCCATTAATAACGTTGACTCCATCGGAATGGCTTGTACAACGGTAACAGGAAAAGATGGGATCGCTTTCACGGCCCAAAGTTTGCGAGCTTGGTTCGACAAGAATGTCAAAACTGCGAGCCTGTCCTTTGCCGATGGCCGCGAAAGAGACATCCGAGATATCCAGGGATCAACTGTCCCAATCTTCGTCTGGGGGAAACGCGCAGACACCGAATTGGACAACCCTCTATACAATCAATTCTACAACGACGACAACTTAATCGACCTACATATCTTGCGTGATCAGTGGTGCATCTCTTGCCGAGGAACAGGCAGGGTGCAATGCCCAAACTGCGTTGGAACAGGCACCGTTACAAGTGGGTTCAAAACTATCGTTACAGAATTTAACGCTGCTACGGGTCGACCCATTACGGCGAACATTCCTAATGTAGTACCATGCCCAAGTTGCAATGGTGGTCGAATGCAGATTTGTCCAATATGTGCTGGCGGAAAAACCAATTCGGGGGGGCCCGGTCCAAATTAAGGACGGGGAACTTTGGTTAAGGCAGTCCGCGTTGTTTCGTGTAAAACTGGGCGAATACAATTGCAGACGAAAGATTGCCCCAGCTGAAAGCCCGGTGAGCTCCTCTCATGACCGGCAAAAGCCACCGCAGCCCCTTCCTTGGTATGGCCTCCTACCTGTGGGTGAGCATTTTGGGTAGCTGGAATCTGAACAAGCCGCCAACTGGGTTAGCAACCTTTATCGGACTTGTGTTCCTTCGCCAGCATGACTGGGGCCGAAGGCTTGGTACAAGCAATAGGCTTCGCTCATTAACTTCTTGAGGTCTTGCGGTCCAACTTGCTGACCAGGACGATAGAAGATGAACGCTCCGGGGCGTGCTTCGATAGTTGGCAGATTGATATTCAAGAGCACCCGGCGGCGTGAGGCATCGAAGAACTGCCCAATGGCGGGTTGATCTGGTCCGGTCAGCAAGAATCGCTTGGAAAACTCGGGATCATCCTGAAAGTCGATGTCGCTCTTAAACAGTAAATCTCCCAAGCGATCTAGCAGACCTTCGGGCGACAGCCGAAACTCGGGCAGCTTCAGTGTGGGGCTGGCCACCCAGGCCACAGTTTGTCGGACAGTCCTCCTGTTCTTGCCCGACCCTGATGTGTAATGGTAATCGAAGAGCGTCAAACTGAGTTGCTCGGTGTCCGCGCGAATGACATTCGATGAGAGGCGGCTAGAACCGTAATTCATCAACTTAAATGTGGACAAGCTGTCGACCTGATCGAGTGACAGCGCTTCGAAGTAGCTAAGACCCAAATCGGTTGCGGCCTGAGTGAATTGCTGCTGGCGTTTCAGATTGGATCGATTGCCAAACCAGGCTACTACAAAGATGGTCACTAGAATCGCCAGTGTGGCCACGTAGGGCAGGTAGTTCAATAGAAAGGTCCACTCAGCCACAATCGGTTTTCGTTCAACCTCCAATCAGGGAATACCGGGTGCTAGCGCACGGCAGCTAGTCAAAACATTGGGCGCGAGCGCTGGATGGCTGCCAACTAGGTGACGTTATCCAACTACAATGCCGGCTCTGCCATGGCTTGCAGTTGCACTACCGATCGTTCCTGTTCTTTCTCCAAGTACTCGCGGCCCGACTTGACGTTCAAGTGATCCCAGGGCAGCTTGTCCTTCAGTTCATAGGGTTGATGTAGTTGCTGCTCGACATCAATTTCACTATCGGCCAGGGCTTGCCACCAGCGTTTGGCATCCAACATCTCTTGCCAGCCATCCATGCGCGCGCCGCGTTGCCAAGCAAGCTCGATGGCCCGCCCCGTGCGACGATCGCCACGACTGATCACGCCCTCCAACAGACTGGTTTCGACCGAATGACACTTAATGTTGACCGCTTTAATGTTTCGCTGCTGCCACAAATATTTATGAGCCCACTGAAAATACTCGCGGCGCTGCATGCCGTTCCACTGATACGGCGTATGCGCTTTGGGGACGAAATTTGACACGCTGGCGGTTACTTTCGGGAATCGACCTTTGATCTCGCGGCCGATGCGCGCGATGGTTTCGGCCATTTCAATAATGCCTTCCAAGTCCACGGGTCGTTCACCTGGCAAGCCGCACATGAAATACAGCTTGACCGATTCGTAGTTATTCTTGAACGCCGTGCGGCAGCCTTCGTACAGATCGTCATTCTTGATCTTCTTGCGAATTTGTTCGCGCATGTCGTCGCGAGCTACTTCAGGAGCCAAGGTCAATCCCGCCCGCCGACCATTGCCTACCAAGTCGGCGATGGTCCGCAACTGCTCGTTGACCCGTAGGCTGGGCACCGAGACGTTCACGCCCAGCGGATTAAAAATCTCCTTCAGTCTGCGGACCAGCTGTTCAAAGTGCGGGTAATCGCTGCTGGATAGCGAAAGAATGCTGATTTCGTTGAAGCCAGTATTGCGGTAGCTCTCTATAGCGGCATTCACGATGGTCTCTACGCTGCGGGTTCGCAACGGCCGTTTGATAACCGTACTTTGGCAAAACCGGCACAGATGCGGACAGCCACGCATGATCTCAATAGCGATACGATCGTGAACACACTCCACGTAGGGCACGATCGGCGACGTGGGCAGTGGGATTGACTCCAGGTCGCGAATCACGCTGGGGGATATGGTAGCTGGTACGTCGCTGCGCAGACGATTGAGCGCCGCCATGCGCCCGCCGCGATACTCGGGCTCGTAGAACCGAGGAACATAGCAATATGCCAGTCGCCGGGCCAATTCGGCCAAAGCCGCCTCGCGCTGCTGCCGGCCCGCTTGGCCCGACAACCAGCCACCATTCTCGCGCGCTGCTTGGCGCAGTTGTAGCCACAGGTCGCAGATTTCGGGCAGCGACGGCTCGCCATCACCGGTCACAAAACAGTCGATAAAATCAGCCATTGGCTCTGGATTCTGTACGCACGGTCCACCAGCCACAATCAGCGGATCGGCCATCGTACGCTGGTCTGCCTTGATAGGAATGCCGCCCAAATCCAACATAGTCAGCACGTTGGGCGACGAGATTTCGTACTGTAGCGAAAATCCGACTACATCAAACTGACAAAGCGGAGTAAACGTCTCCAGCGAGTACAGCGGTAGTCCATTGTCGCGCAGTTGCTGTTCCATATCGGGCCAGGGCGTAAAGCAGCGCTCGGCAGCCCAATCGGGACGGGCATTCATCAGCGAATACAGCACTTGCAGTCCGTGATGGCTCATGCCGATCGTGTAGGCATCTGGAAAGCACAGACACAACTTGCCATCGACCTGGCGATGATCTTTGACAACAATATTCCGCTCGCCGCCCACGTACTGACCGGGCATACGCACCTTGGTCAGAATTCGATTCTCCAGGGAACGTTTCAATTGGTCGTTGAGCATGTTGTCCGGTCCAACGTATTAAGGGTTTTTGCAGGCAACAAACAGCATGCGCAATTGATGCAAGGTCTGTTGTAGGAACTTCTGTTCGTGAGCCGTCAGGTTGCCACTGGTCTTCGTCTCGATCACACCCAACAAGTCGATGTAATGTCGCGCGTAATCC comes from the Pirellulaceae bacterium genome and includes:
- a CDS encoding DUF3500 domain-containing protein, with translation MAVSLANQRLIEESGRRQFLQQSLGLAASAVVLPQLSAQATEPQQAETLVKVLYDTLTEPQRQQICYAWDHVDPKRGLLRTRVSNNWMINDAMIHGDFYTAEQRDLIRKIFENIVSPEWISKFDQQMEDDCGGFGREQAIGIFGTPQAGPFQFVITGRHMTLRCDGNTAESVAFGGPIFYGHDPGAFDEGKDHAGNVFWQQAVQVNQIYQMLDGKQRRAAEVATTPREQAVAFRGKAGGFTGIPVTDLSSDQQQELRRSLTSLLDPFRQTDRQEALQCLQAQGGLEGCFLSFYTDHDIGQDRVWDNWRLEGPSFVWHFRGAPHVHVWVNIADSPKIELNA
- a CDS encoding HAD family phosphatase, whose translation is MASYRSTTNKFLYFDLGNVLVTFDPHIAARRLAEAADCSLQHVLQTVFSCDLQQRYETGLVSDEQYAEEISSMLGTQLSTQSVMHAICAIFQPNQPILQVLQQVQRMGIPMGILSNTCDAHWQWLMQQDWPMLHGWFEHRVLSYQVGSMKPNRRIYEVCEEVCGLQGSQIFFTDDLEKNIAAAAQRGWTTCQFRSTDELTRSLQAWLEAD
- the modA gene encoding molybdate ABC transporter substrate-binding protein, whose product is MKNPAWILLASLLLAGAGIVGLSWRDRPRVDSAASRPLVLYCAAANRVAVQEIIQRYQEECGRPIQIEFGPSQTLLSRLEVGGKADLYLPSDDSYLELAAQKDMIAERIPIATMQAVLVVPRDNPKSITSLNDLLSGQLRIVQADPDATAIGKVTQQALAEQGLWQQLHEATTGYRGTVVDVATDVQLNAADVGIVYDVVLANYPELRAVFIPELAQATSQIDVAVLQQSSSPRAALHFARYLAAKDRGLEHFAKYGYQVQPGDQWADQPELSLYAGSMLRPAIADAIERFQEREGVQVSTVYNGCGILVGQMKAGQVPDAYFACDVEFMNQVTDLFPEPVEVSQNELVIVVPKGNPQKIGSLRDLTRPGLRVGIGHEKQCAMGWITQNTFREGGIQQEVMKNVTVEVPAGDMLVNQMRAGSLDAAVVYLSNAAGAGDILDAVQIQGLPCSVASQPWAVYKDSRFPHTASRLFQAITSQQSQTDFESEGFRWQLK
- a CDS encoding ABC transporter ATP-binding protein produces the protein MSLASRPTEPLLQLAGVQKHYADGDVHALRSIDLSIQAGQFITIVGPSGCGKSTLLHILGALDRPTQGRVLFRGQDMYSRNLNQLRSQEIGFVFQSFYLLPNLTALENVQLPMFGRSVSATQRIEQARKLLELVGLEQRLDHLPNQLSIGQRQRVAIARAMVNQPSLLLADEPTGSLDSNSGREVIELLMELNRQHGTTLVIVTHDPDIAGQGGRMIRMLDGTIVQDALAASV
- the hisB gene encoding imidazoleglycerol-phosphate dehydratase HisB; protein product: MSNQRSANIERKTAETSIQLALTIDGSGVGDIQSGVGFLDHMLTLFAKHGQFDLTVCCQGDTVVDAHHTTEDIGICLGQAFSKALGDKRGITRYGHIVLPMEESLVTVAVDLSGRNYVVFQAPMTSPKIGEFDSELVEDFWYAFASNAQCNYHVLLHYGRNSHHIAEAIFKASARALRIACQADPRQKDIPSTKGVL
- the hisC gene encoding histidinol-phosphate transaminase → MHQPDLDSLFRTAVRQMQEYIPGEQPQGGKFIKLNTNENPYPASPKVTQAIVQTAQAGLERYPDPLGTGFRLRAAEVLGVEPDWILCGNGSDDILTILTRAFVGEGQRLRLPYPSYILYRTLAQLQGAAWEEVQFQSDFQLGDDFSASTPDLKLVCLPNPNSPSGTVLDPQAIGRIADRLPCPLLVDEAYADFAEQHCIELVKQNPRVMVSRTLSKSYALAGLRFGFLVAQPPVIAMLRKVKDSYNCDALSLAGAIAAIDDQAWLSENRAKVIATRQRMTVALRQLGFIVPDSHANFVWCTLPKRPLQPLYESLKRNKVLVRYMNYAGWGEGLRISVGTDSQINVCLSLLAEALQAADNASHRTTGAP